In Streptomyces thermolilacinus SPC6, a single genomic region encodes these proteins:
- a CDS encoding response regulator transcription factor: MQSSATVLVYSDNANTRTQVRLAAGRRPAADVPPVEYIECATLPAVLERLADGGIDVCVLDGEAVPAGGMGVCRQIKDEVFDCPPVLMLIGRAQDAWLATWSRADAAVTLPVDPAELADSLAALLRSRLSVEA; encoded by the coding sequence ATGCAGTCCAGCGCCACCGTACTGGTCTACAGCGACAACGCGAACACCCGAACGCAGGTGCGGCTGGCGGCAGGGCGGCGCCCCGCGGCCGACGTTCCCCCGGTCGAGTACATCGAGTGCGCGACGCTGCCCGCGGTCCTGGAGCGGCTGGCCGACGGCGGGATCGACGTCTGCGTGCTGGACGGCGAGGCCGTTCCGGCGGGCGGCATGGGCGTGTGCCGCCAGATCAAGGACGAGGTGTTCGACTGCCCGCCGGTGCTGATGCTGATCGGGCGGGCGCAGGACGCGTGGCTGGCGACGTGGAGCCGGGCCGACGCGGCGGTGACGCTGCCCGTGGACCCGGCGGAGCTGGCGGACTCCCTGGCGGCCCTGCTGCGCAGCCGCCTGTCCGTGGAGGCCTGA
- a CDS encoding L,D-transpeptidase — translation MSHTPSVRIALSCSLLVVAAGAGLAGCSNGPDGHPLAARPYDAARQVALTGLPENREAPLDKPLAITAKDDDARITDVTAVDEAGRHLAGELSADGRRWRSTAPLAAGARYTVKVATENRDGAPGARTLTFQTARAEKRLTVDFGPEAGKYGVGQPLTATLSAPVTTKEGRAAVERALKVRSTPRVTGAWHWVDDKELHYRPKEYWPAGASVTLTSALAGVHVERGVYGTATPPLSLDIGDRVEAVADASTHQMVVKRNGEVINTIPVTTGKPGFATRNGVKVVLEKQPFVRMRSTTVGIAEGSSESYDLPVHYATRVTWSGEYVHAAPWSVGSQGYANVSHGCVGMSTSNAAWFFETFRRGDIVQVVNSQGEEMTPFGNGFGDWNLPWDRWRQGSAVHGDTREGVTPARLSPRPL, via the coding sequence ATGAGCCACACGCCGAGCGTCCGCATCGCCCTCAGCTGCTCTCTGCTGGTCGTCGCCGCAGGTGCCGGACTGGCCGGCTGCTCGAACGGGCCGGACGGCCATCCGCTCGCCGCGCGGCCCTACGACGCCGCCCGGCAGGTCGCCCTCACCGGCCTCCCCGAGAACCGCGAGGCGCCCCTCGACAAGCCCCTCGCCATCACCGCCAAGGACGACGACGCCCGCATCACGGACGTCACCGCCGTCGACGAGGCCGGCCGCCACCTGGCCGGTGAGCTGTCCGCCGACGGCCGCCGCTGGCGCTCCACGGCACCGCTGGCCGCCGGAGCCCGCTACACCGTCAAGGTGGCCACGGAGAACCGCGACGGCGCCCCCGGCGCCCGTACGCTGACCTTCCAGACCGCCCGGGCGGAGAAGCGCCTCACGGTGGATTTCGGCCCGGAGGCGGGCAAGTACGGCGTCGGGCAGCCCCTCACGGCGACCCTCAGCGCCCCCGTCACCACCAAGGAGGGCCGCGCCGCCGTCGAACGGGCCCTGAAGGTCCGCTCCACGCCGCGCGTCACGGGCGCCTGGCACTGGGTGGACGACAAGGAGCTCCACTACCGGCCCAAGGAGTACTGGCCCGCGGGCGCCTCCGTCACCCTCACCAGCGCCCTCGCGGGCGTCCACGTCGAGCGCGGCGTCTACGGCACGGCCACCCCGCCGCTCAGCCTCGACATCGGCGACCGCGTGGAGGCCGTCGCCGACGCCTCCACCCACCAGATGGTCGTCAAGCGCAACGGCGAAGTGATCAACACCATTCCGGTGACCACCGGCAAGCCCGGCTTCGCCACCCGCAACGGCGTCAAGGTGGTGCTGGAGAAGCAGCCTTTCGTACGGATGCGCAGCACCACCGTCGGCATCGCGGAGGGCAGCAGCGAGTCGTACGACCTGCCGGTCCACTACGCGACCCGCGTCACCTGGAGCGGCGAGTACGTCCACGCGGCGCCCTGGTCGGTCGGCTCGCAGGGGTACGCCAACGTCAGCCACGGCTGCGTGGGGATGTCCACCTCCAACGCCGCCTGGTTCTTCGAGACGTTCCGGCGCGGTGACATCGTCCAGGTCGTCAACAGCCAGGGCGAGGAGATGACCCCGTTCGGCAACGGCTTCGGCGACTGGAACCTGCCCTGGGACCGGTGGCGTCAGGGCAGCGCCGTCCACGGCGACACCCGTGAGGGCGTCACCCCCGCCCGGCTGAGCCCCCGTCCGCTCTGA